The DNA region atatgataataaaattattgatgaaaatttaaattttctaaatgaagaaaattGTATAagagaagaaaaaatagaagaaaaatcaaaaaattCTAGAGGACATGCATTATTAACATTAgttgataaaataaaaactaTAGAAactaaaaataattatcttTTAACTAAATTAAGagatattataaaaataacaaataataaaacaaaaattatatatcatatgttatcaaattttaaaattttacaaaatactataagtttattattaaaatatattatgattaaTGAAAAACATATGAAAGatttaaatatgaataaaaaaaattcagataccttttataaaatattaaaagaaatatgtGTAGAACAAATTAATgataaaagtaaaaatatggattcattaaaatatctatgtaaatatttacaaaatttcttatatgatgaatttgaaagaaaatatctatttgaaaaaataagaaCTGGAAATTATCCTATGTGTGATGATgatcaaaatattttattgcATAACAAAAATGGATATCGTCAAAAAAATACAGActttattataaaagaaaaaaaaaaaagtttattcaattttttatattatgaaaatcATTGTcataatgatatatttaaaacaccactcatatattataattcaCAAGTTGATCGTCTTCAAACAGTTTATTTGAACATATTCGATTTTTTAgtaaatttaaaatttgtacaattattcatatacaaatttaaatattggaaaaatatatttaaaaggtatataataaatggtttctcatataatataaatccCAATACATTTATGAATTACACCGCAAAGgataatcatataaataataataatatcaacaatacaaataataacatcaaccatatgaataatataaataataacaataataatgCTAATTATTATAGAAATTGGTACCAAATTTTTACTAACaatttttatgtaatatttttttatattctttttatcatttttatagttaataattttttatgtttcATGTTCTATAAGCATTTATCAAACAAATTAAATGCATACCTAAAAACGTGTACATGTCAcaataaatgaaaaaaaaaaaaaaaaacatatatatataaaattttttttttataatatttgattatcttatttgttatatatgatttaataatgaatatatgGATAACCCATTTctacaatatatatatatatatttatttatttttatatttttagttgttttaatacattttttctttttcctctcttttttttttatatatgtttttaaGGTGTAGGcatgtaataatatacacAAATGTCTACAATCCATTTTCATAAATAAAgtttatgtttttttataccacattttatattttctgtattttttataatttttatacattttttatttattgtttttttttttttttatttgtttaattttttaaataaaactGTTAGAAACTAATCACAACAgttattaaatattattatttgaaaaaaataaaaacattaGATTCATATTAGCATTAagtatatgtataaaaattattaaaaaaatatattttttttgtaataatatttttatatatacacatataaatatatatacctataaacaaatttttatttgtacgtgttttaaatatataggTGTATAAATATGTGGTTATgcgaaaaaaaaaaaaaaaaataataaataaatgaatatatatatatatatatatatatatatatatataattgttttattttttcgTTGTTAAATTTTTGAAAGCCCCATAAATATACACAAATATAATGTAcaacatttaaaaaaaaaataaatataaataaaaaaaaaaaaataaataaatatatacaacatatatacatatatatatattttcatatacATATTCTTGTTAGTGTTTTATTTAAACATACTTTATCCAATTTTTATGGTATTTTCATCAACAAATTCATAAGGAGGCACTTCTAAATTGGAAGGTGCAGGTCCTTGTCTGATTCTTCCAGAATTATCATAATGGGAACCGTGACAAGGGCAAAAATATCCACTATAATTCCCACCTTGAGCTGGAACACAACCTAGGTGAGTACATATACCTATATTGACTAGCCATTCTGGTTTAATAGTACGATCTGAATCTAATTGTGGATCTCTCATGGTTTGAATTAATTTATCATCTTCTTTTGCTCTTTGAATATCTTCAGGTGTTCTATGTTTAACGAATACAGGTTTACCTCTCCATTTAATAACAACATGTTCTCCAGGATTTACTGTTCTCATATCTAATTCTGTGGTACCTCCAGCAACTAGATCTTTTGAAatccaaaaaaaatgaacagATTTACATATAGCAGATCTCATAATTGATgacataataaaaaaataggATGCACTgataaaatacataaatgATCTTCTATCTTCATTTCCACTTCTTAATCTATATTCTCGAAAATCAGGATGATGATCTGAGTTAATACTTTCAGGATTAGGACAATTTTCTGCATAACCAGCAGGTCTAAAATTTCTTGGTTCAAATTTTCCAATTGATACAATTGCTGGTTCTTTAGGATTATGCCAAACATCAGTTCTTGTTACATTTGCTCCACTAGCCAATTCACCTTTCTCTAGATCTGGTTTTCTTGGAAATACTGGCTCAGCTGTTTGATTATAATGAGCATATCTTGTTCTTGCAAATATACCTTCATATTGATGTGGATGATTTGATGGTTCAACTAATTCTGATAAATCTTCAACTTTTTTATGACACacattttgtttttcttcAATTTCCCATAATTTTATATCCTCTGCATGatcaaataaatttttataacttGGATCTTCAGATGCTGGAGGAATACgttcattttcttttatgtTATGATTAAATGTACCACCATATCTTCTAATTATTCTATTCAATCCATTTTTTccaaatattttacatttataaaaaaaatgtacatatttaatattattcattatatatataaataaataaatatatatatatataaatatatttatttacatatatattttatttcagagtgaaaaaaaaaataaaataatacatataaatattatatatattatatatattatatatatatatatatatttacatatatattttatttcagagtgaaaaaaaaaataaaataatacatataaatattatatatattatatatatatatatattttttttttactgcatatatatattttttatccTTTATGTTAAAAATTGTATCACAAAAATTTGTATATTACCTAGACATTTgtcataaaaaaaaaaaaaaacatataaatttatatatatctatatacatatattttttcccGTTTTCTGATTTATCCCACGTTGGAAAttattaacaaaaaaaaataatatatatataataaaataatatataagaacattataatatgaaagataaaaaaatagaatTTTTTACATTAAAAGTCTTGAACAttttaacaaaaaaatagcacaattaaatcatataatttttccattattttattgtatacataatatgttaaatatatatatatatatatatatatttattatatatgtatgtatttttaataaaaaatattttatgtaatatattatgtgtatattatcattgtgttattttattaatttatatatatatatatataatatatatatatcaataattatatgttttaaattattttttcttatatatattatttatttattaagttaaatgaaaaacatattaattGCATTAATTttcacaaaaaaaaaaaaaaaaaaaattaaatatataaagtaaataaaataaaatacaaacatatatatattatatatttaataaaagagTAATTTTCCTTGAAAATGTATccaaaatattttatagtCATATACACATGTATTATAGGTTGtattaaatgtatatttaaaaaaaaattaaaNNNNNNNNNNNNNNNNNNNNNNNNNNNNNNNNNNNNNNNNNNNNNNNNNNNNNNNNNNNNNNNNNNNNNNNNNNNNNNNNNNNNNNNNNNNNNNNNNNNNNNNNNNNNNNNNNNNNNNNNNNNNNNNNNNNNNNNNNNNNNNNNNNNNNNNNNNNNNNNNNNNNNNNNNNNNNNNNNNNNNNNNNNNNNNNNNNNNNNNNNNNNNNNNNNNNNNNNNNNNNNNNNNNNNNNNNNNNNNNNNNNNNNNNNNNNNNNNNNNNNNNNNNNNNNNNNNNNNNNNNNNNNNNNNNNNNNNNNNNNttttttattattatatacatttcttataaaaaaaaaaaaaaaaaaaatatatattattatatatatataattataattgaaattattattatttctaaattttttaagtttttttccttttttttttttttttttttttttttaaaatttgattaaaaaataaaaaaaaaaaaaaaaaaaaaaaaaaaaaaaaaaaaaaaaaagtcGCACGCTAATTTTAAGTTGAACCACAAAAATGATGCTCTTAGACTTTATATGCactaaaaataaaaaaaaacaaaaaaagaaaaaaaaataaagcgaaccagaaaaaattaaaaaaaattaatcaaaaaaaaaaaaaatatatgatttaaaaaatattatcaaaaaaatattcaaaaaagATTATcgaaaaaattatcaaaaaaatatcaaaaaatattcaaaaaaaaactatcaaaaaatattcaaaaaaaattatcaaaaaatattcaaaaaattatcaaaaaatattcaaaaaattattaaaatattaacaaaaaaaataaaaaagagCTAAAAAAATGGGAAATAATTAGTAAAACCAAAAAAAGAAtcttaatattttttagattttttcaaatatataataattaatatataaattttcctcattttttaataacaaaatttttgttatatatgcttttttttttaaatcatttCAAGTCTTGCACagaacatttttttttttttttttaattatatatgtatatatatataatattatactataatatataaatattattatatacatagttgtttttaaatgtataatcatttttgtaacttatatatgtatatattaatgtgtaaaatagaaaaaaaaatttcaatttttcatgtaatttttattttttttgctgtttttttttgtctttgtatttttaattagttcatattttcttataatcAATATAAGTTTTGTGAACTTAGtaaaaaattctttttttttttttttctttgattattttattttattttttttcatttaactttataaattaataattatataaatgttttaGTTTTACATGCactttaaataaaattgtttttttttttttttttttttttttttctttaaaatattattataaattatatataatatacttttatatattgggtacatatattaatatatatattttcccttctttttaataatattacataattatatttataaatatatatatatatatatatatatatatatatatatatatatatgtttaaaataatttttataaatttataaagTGATTTTTTTAAGAGAAAATGAGATTAGCAATAACAAGATAACGGGTGAGATGTAATAATgcataaaatatatttatatatatatctataaatattatatatacataatatatttatatatattcacatgtaatatatgaaattcctattttgtatatttatatatgtatatatatatagttgtctatataagaaaaaataataatgaatatattgttataaaatatatatatatatatatatatatatagatgGATTCAtagaaaacaaaaaaataataaatgaataaaaaatctacaattcattaataaaatatatatgacttttatatataccgaaaagaaaaattttacgtatatatataaatacataacatatacttattttatatgcatgatatatattatatatatatattattctgTAAATAAGTGCatgattttttaaattcaGAGGGAAAAGATTACTGACGATTAGTATATAAATGAtacttatttattttacacacgttaaaaaaaaaaaaaaataaaaataataaaacagataaataaataatatatataaaatacatataattttatgtaACATTTATGTTGTTTTTGTTTCTTTCtgttttgttttattttatattatttttttatttcttttacctttttttatgacattttaatatatattttgttttatttcattttgtttatttgttatatgAAGTGTCATCTTTAAATGATTACACATattatacattatatatttcttattcatacttttaagaaatatattattgtagacatatgaaaaatattatattcatatatttttttttttaactttaatatatatatatatatatatatatctgccttttattttataacatttCAGATACGTTCTTCTGTATgtctatttttttttttttttttttttagatataaaaatgtatatatatttttgagTCATAAAGCCTTATATTTTAAGTTAAACCTTATGttattctttttcttttttttttttcttttttttttcttttttccttttttttttgtttttttttttttttttttttttttttNNNNNNNNNNNNNNNNNNNNNNNNNNNNNNNNNNNNNNNNNNNNNNNNNNNNNNNNNNNNNNNNNNNNNNNNNNNNNNNNNNNNNNNNNNNNNNNNNNNNNNNNNNNNNNNNNNNNNNNNNNNNNNNNNNNNNNNNNNNNNNNNNNNNNNNNNNNNNNNNNNNNNNNNNNNNNNNNNNNNNNNNNNNNNNNNNNNNNNNNNNNNNNNNNNNNNNNNNNNNNNNNNNNNNNNNNNNNNNNNNNNNNNNNNNNNNNNNNNNNNNNNNNNNNNNNNNNNNNNNNNNNNNNNNNNNNNNNNNNNGTTCAATTGATTTTCcttcatataatttaacTTCTCATTTGTAGGCATcttaaaaattaataaaaattaaataataatatttaaataattatcaatatatatatatatatatatatataacattttaatCATTCgtatatttacatataccttttaatttaattgtataaggggggaaaaaaaaaaaaaatacaattttttttatatatacgtagaaaaataagaacatatatatgtatgaatcatattatatatacataaaacatatacatatatgaatcatatatatggaagacatttgataaataataatcCCTTGTgtgtaataaaaaaaaatatatatatatatatgtttttcttaatttacttatatatatatatatatatatatatatatatatatataatatgtttagTATTTATTgttaaatattatatatattattattgaGTTGCcatttatttgattttatttttgattttatttttcattatatttttcattatatttttcattatatttttgatttgatttttttttctttcgatatatttatgttgtgatattatatttccttttaactttatatttatatgtgaCGTCATGAATTTAAAgaataatgaaaatgatgatgCGAAAAATTTTTGGAAAGAGCAACTGTTCGAAATATGTAACATGAGCCCAGAGGATATGAAGATACACAATTTGCCTATATcaagaataaaaaaaataatgaaagaagatgatgaaataaaaagtaatCAAATGGTTTCTGCAGACACACCTGTATTATTAGCTAAAGCATGtgaattatttattatggAATTAACAAGTAATGCTTGGAAATATACAGAAGAAGGGAAACGTCGAACGTTACAAAGACAAGATGTAGTATCTGCTGCTTGTAAGAAAGATACCTTTGATTTTTTAATTGATCTTATACCTTTAGAAGATCGTATGAAATTTATTAATCTTCATATGAAAATGAATACTCGAAAAAGTCAGGCGAATATGAATTATGATATGATGCAACAATATTACaatttatattcaaattgtaatgataataaaaatagtatgaatataataaatggTATAAATTCAATGAATGgtttaaataatatggaaaaccttaatggtaataataataataatatgaattcTCAAATGATGAATACATTAAATAATAGTACTAATgatttaaatttattatacagatcaaataataataataataataatagcaataataataatatagacgattttaataattcatctttaaatttacaaaataatatatatatgaaccaaaataaatattttaataataaagattttaatatatcaaataataattatatgtcACCAAATGGTGttatatcaaataatatgtatccaacaaataatttttcaaatCGTCATATGAGTATATACTCCAATCGAGGTATGAACTCTACACAAGGCaataacaacaacaataataataatagtagtagtaataatagtagtagtaataataataataatagtaattataataatagtagtaattataataatagtagtaattataataatagcagtaattataataatagtagtaattataataatagtagtaattataatagcagttgtagtaataataatagtagtaataataataatagtagtacttgtagtaataataatagtaacAATAACAAgaacaataataataataattataataacagTTTAAGTACTAATGAAAATTTTACAAACAACTTAGTTAATCCcataaattataataatagtaataataataataataataataataataataataatgtaagTAATAGAAAAAGATCATACAAAAAAgatttttcaaataatacGTTAAcagaattaaataataatataaataatgatatgaAAGATATTACAACAAATAGTTTTCACAGCAATGATTTTGTCAATTCATATATAGGCCAGaattcaaaaataaatcaaaacAAAAATAGTTACTCAtcacataataataataataataataataacaattttAATAGTGTAGCTGCACAGAATGGAACCAATTCATTTAACGGTATAAATACAGaggatataaaaaataataattttaatgGAAATTATTGCTCAATGCAAGATATGAATATTATGTATGATGTTAATGGTATGATGTATGgttattcttatataaagaatgatgataaaaatatgaatgatatACAATCACAAAAGGGATATGTCTATAACTATTATAATGGTACAAATAAAACAATGAATAATACTACTATAATTGGAAATACTGcatctaataataattataatgatagTAGTTCAAGAAATGTTTCTTCATGTTCATCATTTGATCtaaagaataatatgattaCAAATGATTCcagaaaaaatatatcacCAGTTATATCAAATGAtatcaaaaataataattataataggaatatacataataataatatgataaaacaaaataatataattattaatgATTATAGTAATAACTCTAATAATGTGCAAGGAAATCTAAATCCAGAACTTATCAATAGAAATTCTTTATCTGTTAAATCTAATGttgaattaaataaagatgttttaaataatttttttcttaaaaataataacacTGCAACTACAACTAGTACTACTACAACAACTACAGCTACTACGCATAATAATGTCATGGGTAATAATAACATGCCTTCTGGTAATGACACCAAAGctaaaaataataaaagtaataataaaaataaaaatggaaacagcaacaacaacaataataataataataatagtcGTATATCCATTAATAATCGAATgagtaataataataagcGTATGAGCAATACACATTATGTTCTCAATAATcaatcaaataaaaataagacATTAAAcaataaacataataataataataatgtgtTAAATGatcatatgaataattCTATGCAAAATAATTACCAGCTGAGTATGCAACAAAATAATCTTATGGCTACATCAATGAACCAACAAATGTCCTCCTTAATGAATGATCCaaatatgaatgatataaatatgaataatatgcacaatatgaataatatgaataatatgaataatattgttatgaatgataatattatgaatgaaaatattatgaatgATACTATGATGAATGATACTATGATGAATGATACTATGatgaatgataatattattaatattaataatattaatgatcatattattatgaatgATACTATAattaatgatattattaataactcagaaaataatattactaGAAAAAACTCATCTATCAATATCATCAATcaaaatattgataatagTGTTGTGCACaatcatttaaataatatcattccacatattaataataacGTGCAACAAAATATGAAGGTTAATATGAATTCTAACATgtatatgaataataatacacaAAATCAAATGTATCAACCTACTTCTCAGTATTCTGTGCcagaaaataattatatatgtaattataatacacagacttataataataaagtcaagaaaaaaatatatacttattcgtaaataaatataatatgtaatatatatatatatatatatatatatatatatttatttatttatttatatatatttgtattaccttcttttatatcatgttccctaaaataaatataatgtattataattcctttttttcctcttttataagaaaattttttaattcattcCGTTACTctctttttcttttttttgtcatttttatgtttaataaaaatgtgaGGTCATAAAAAGTCTAACATTTGactaatatatatatttgtttatatataatattatgtatatgtgccttttttttttttttttttttttttttttttcaaaaaagcaactcatttttttcaacattattatatatcataaaaataatggATTAATAACCCATATTTAGTGTTCATGTTATATGACAAAAGAgcataattatattttaacacattaatatatatattattcctttatatgtatttttaaatatttgtttatttttaattctgaaaaatataaaacataaaatagTATAGTGtaaaataaagaaaaaaattatatttaatattataaatatataaatgtttttttttataattaattaataggaatacacacatataaataaataaataaatatatatatatatatatatatatatatatatatattaatatatattaatatttatatacatttaagACTTGGCTATGTATTATTTAGCTTGTGTAAAGCTATAAGCATTAAATAAACAcataaacaaaaatatgaatattattatatccAATTATggattataataaattgaatattttttctgtttttttttctcattaAACTCGCATGGTTTCTGGTTTTTGTACATATCCAATTtgttcataataattttgcATATACTTATGTGAGTTTTTATCAAATGATGGGTCATCAATATGATACTTTGGTATTTCAAAAAAGAATGGGAATCTTCCATAAAATTGATTTCGGTTAGGTCGGAAAGACCAAGGGTCTACATCTTGATAATCTGGTTCATTATCAATAAGTGAACTTTTAAATGATTGACTAAAATTTCTTAACCAGTGATTAAAATATGGAAGTGAATATGCATGATGTTGATATCTGTcaattatatttcttcttttatcTTGTCTTCTAAAATGTACATCAGgattaaataataaattacGTAACATAATACACATTGAAAGTGCTACAGCATAGtaagatataaaataataattatattgaCTTGGATCATTAAACCAATTGTTATAACTctttttgaaaaaaaatttcaataatttattatcCGTATAGCAACCATTAAAGTTGCgaaaaaaattgaaataATGTTGTGCGTTCTGAAATATGAGCATctttgtatatataaataaatatatatatatatatatatatatatatatatatatatatatttttatgttttataatttttttttttttaatataaattatggATAATAGCTgtataaagaaaaaaaaaaaaaaatttaatataacataatatataatttatatattttttgtattattccttttttctttatatatatatatatatattttaccCTTCAAGTTTACACATCATTTTTTCCTATAATTGTCATattaatgaaatataattatatattatttatcatatttgaaattattatgttatatatacatatataaattttttttttttttttttttttttttttttttttcatttacACTATATGCAAAACTGCATTATGGACGGAaattcttttcttttctttttttttttttcatatatggaaaataattaaagtgtgatttttttttttttttatttatatttttacatataaaatatttttatatatatatctttttttttatgtgtaCTCAATGTTATAACaaaaatgttattattaataaaatatacctatttttttttttttttttttttttttttagttagaaggataatataaattgAATTTC from Plasmodium gaboni strain SY75 chromosome 14, whole genome shotgun sequence includes:
- a CDS encoding putative ubiquinol-cytochrome c reductase iron-sulfur subunit; this encodes MNNIKYVHFFYKCKIFGKNGLNRIIRRYGGTFNHNIKENERIPPASEDPSYKNLFDHAEDIKLWEIEEKQNVCHKKVEDLSELVEPSNHPHQYEGIFARTRYAHYNQTAEPVFPRKPDLEKGELASGANVTRTDVWHNPKEPAIVSIGKFEPRNFRPAGYAENCPNPESINSDHHPDFREYRLRSGNEDRRSFMYFISASYFFIMSSIMRSAICKSVHFFWISKDLVAGGTTELDMRTVNPGEHVVIKWRGKPVFVKHRTPEDIQRAKEDDKLIQTMRDPQLDSDRTIKPEWLVNIGICTHLGCVPAQGGNYSGYFCPCHGSHYDNSGRIRQGPAPSNLEVPPYEFVDENTIKIG
- a CDS encoding putative CCAAT-binding transcription factor, with protein sequence MNLKNNENDDAKNFWKEQLFEICNMSPEDMKIHNLPISRIKKIMKEDDEIKSNQMVSADTPVLLAKACELFIMELTSNAWKYTEEGKRRTLQRQDVVSAACKKDTFDFLIDLIPLEDRMKFINLHMKMNTRKSQANMNYDMMQQYYNLYSNCNDNKNSMNIINGINSMNGLNNMENLNGNNNNNMNSQMMNTLNNSTNDLNLLYRSNNNNNNNSNNNNIDDFNNSSLNLQNNIYMNQNKYFNNKDFNISNNNYMSPNGVISNNMYPTNNFSNRHMSIYSNRGMNSTQGNNNNNNNNSSSNNSSSNNNNNSNYNNSSNYNNSSNYNNSSNYNNSSNYNNSSNYNSSCSNNNSSNNNNSSTCSNNNSNNNKNNNNNNYNNSLSTNENFTNNLVNPINYNNSNNNNNNNNNNNNVSNRKRSYKKDFSNNTLTELNNNINNDMKDITTNSFHSNDFVNSYIGQNSKINQNKNSYSSHNNNNNNNNNFNSVAAQNGTNSFNGINTEDIKNNNFNGNYCSMQDMNIMYDVNGMMYGYSYIKNDDKNMNDIQSQKGYVYNYYNGTNKTMNNTTIIGNTASNNNYNDSSSRNVSSCSSFDLKNNMITNDSRKNISPVISNDIKNNNYNRNIHNNNMIKQNNIIINDYSNNSNNVQGNLNPELINRNSLSVKSNVELNKDVLNNFFLKNNNTATTTSTTTTTTATTHNNVMGNNNMPSGNDTKAKNNKSNNKNKNGNSNNNNNNNNNSRISINNRMSNNNKRMSNTHYVLNNQSNKNKTLNNKHNNNNNVLNDHMNNSMQNNYQLSMQQNNLMATSMNQQMSSLMNDPNMNDINMNNMHNMNNMNNMNNIVMNDNIMNENIMNDTMMNDTMMNDTMMNDNIININNINDHIIMNDTIINDIINNSENNITRKNSSINIINQNIDNSVVHNHLNNIIPHINNNVQQNMKVNMNSNMYMNNNTQNQMYQPTSQYSVPENNYICNYNTQTYNNKVKKKIYTYS
- a CDS encoding hypothetical protein (conserved Plasmodium protein, unknown function) encodes the protein MLIFQNAQHYFNFFRNFNGCYTDNKLLKFFFKKSYNNWFNDPSQYNYYFISYYAVALSMCIMLRNLLFNPDVHFRRQDKRRNIIDRYQHHAYSLPYFNHWLRNFSQSFKSSLIDNEPDYQDVDPWSFRPNRNQFYGRFPFFFEIPKYHIDDPSFDKNSHKYMQNYYEQIGYVQKPETMRV